The DNA region GCGTATTTTTCACCAATCGTATTTCACGTTGAATAGGATTACGTCGCCGATTAATTTCTAAAATCGCCGATTGAAATTTACTAGCTAGGACAGTTAACGCACTAATTAGTACGTCAACTGGTGTTGATTCTTGATGCTGTTTTTGTAAATAGTGCGCTACAATTTGTTCAATATAAGTTGTAATATAGCTCGTTTCATCGCGCGTGAACGTCACCAAAGTTTGTTGATTTGTATCAATCAACAAACCAACCGGCTCAGTTGTGGCAATCGATGATGTTGGCGTCACCACATCAAAGATAATCAGCATTGCTTGATCATCAAGCTCAATCCGCGCACTTTCGTATGGATCAATCGCGTAGTTGATCAACTCATTTGAGATATGGTACTGCTTGTACAACTGTTCACGGTCTTTCGGTGCCATCTTGTGGACTTGTAACCAAGTGAACGTATTAAAAGGTTTTGTTGTTGTAATCATATTTCTCCCCTAAAAGGGTAATTTTTCTGCCAAGCGACGTGCACGATCACCCAATATTTCAACCCCAAGGTGCGTCTTAAGCGCTGCCGTTCCATAAATTCCCCCACCGATAAGCACACCAATCAGCAAAACAATCATTTGTGTCATGCGTGAGTCGTTAACAAAAATATTAAGCGTATTCACAATCGGTGCAACGACCAAATAGGTCACAAGGCTCCAAAATAACATCAACATCATTGAATAATTTAACCGATGCCAATTAGCTGGATAGCGTTTAATGAGACGCCAAACGGACCAAACGAGGCAAATGGCAAAGGCCATTAAGGTCGCCATCAATGGTCCCATACCTTTAAACCAAACCGTTAGTGGGTATTGTAAGACTAACTTGATGATTAAAATCAAACCCATTAAGTAAACGGTAAATTTGATTTCACCAATTCCTTGGTAAACGGCAAGGACGACCATATACAAGCCGAACATAATCCCAACGAAACTAGCATACTGTAAAATTAACACACCATTTTGCAAATCACTTGTCCCATAGAAAACGACGTACAATGGATGGGCAACCGCAGCCATTCCAAGTGAAGCTGGCAAAATAACAAAGGCCAATAATTTCAGAGCAAAACTAACTTGTTGTCCAATCTCAACCGGGTTAGCCAAGGCTTTCGCCCGCGATAACATCGGTAAGGTGGTTTCGGCCATGGCAACTGCCAGGGAAACAACTAACATCACTAATTTATTTGAATTAAACGAAAATTGCGCAAACATTTGATCAATAATCGCACTCGAATACTGTGTTGCTCGATTCATAATTTTAAAAAATGTAAATTGATCGATAACTTGGACTAATGCGATAGCCGAACCCGCAAAAATCACCGGTAATGCCTGGCGCATCATTTTCCACATCACACTATCATCCGTACCATTGATACCGGTTAATACATATTGACTATCAAAATAATTTTTTCGCCGGGCGATCCCAATCAACACGACCAAGATACCGGCCATGGCACCAAAAAATGCAGCTAAAGTAGACTGCACAGTCGCGTCAACCCAATTACCATGTTTACCCAACATAATCCACGCTGTCATACCTAACATATAAACAACACGAACAAATTGTTCAACCACTTGTGACGTAGCAGAAATTGACATAAATTCAAATCCCTGCACATAGCCGCGTAGCATTGACAAAATTGGAATGACTAAGACTGCCGCTGCCAATGATCGAATCACTGGTACAACGTTTGGGTTACCTTGTGACAGTGGACCAGCCAGCATATAAAGGGCTAGTGCTGAGATAACGCCCATGATGCCACCCAGAATGAGTGACTGTCTAAAAATATATTTAATTCGCCCAAATTGTTTTTTCGCGGCATATTCAGCCACTAGTCGCGCTAAGACATTTGGTAATCCAGCGGTGGCAATCAGTAATGCGACCGAATAAATTTGATAACCTTGCGCATATAGTCCATTGGCACTCGTTGAATACGTCACACCAAGCATCATCGTCCAGGGAATAATGTACAAAGCACCCAATAATCGTGAAAATAAATTACCTAATGTCATCCACAATGACCCACGTAGCATTTTTGATTGGGTACTTAGCGGTGCAGACTTCGCACGTTGCTTTGCTTCCTCGTCATGCAACAAGCCTTGCTCACTAATCAATGTACTGCGCTTTTCTTCCGGCTTTAGCGTTTGATTACGGTAATCAAATGTATCTGAAACTTCGGTCACTTTAATATGATGTGTTAAATCATCTTTAGGCATTAAAATTTCCGGTGTGACAAAGGTCAATCCTCGCCGATGTTTTTGATGTGGCATATCGCCATCCGTTTCTGAAGTCGCAAGGATTGGGTCTGGTACAGATACTGGTCGGCTTGAATGAGGTTCACTCGGTGCTACCTGGTTATTTTGCGTGCCTGGCATTTTCATCTCTACCTGATTATTAGTCGTTGGGGGAGGTGTCGTTTGCCCAGTCGTCACTGCTGAGGGGGGTTGAAAATCATGACTGGCATAAGAATTATCCGCCAAAACTTCAGCCAGCGTTTTTCCATTCAGTAACGCCGTCACTTCGTCATACGTCATTTCACGACGAATACCTCGACTGGTATGCGTTTCATCAGTCATAGCTACTCCCTTCACTGTTCATTAATTTATCATCTGATACATTCATCATTGGTCATGCAATTTTTCAATTTGACACAATCAAAATCAACTTGATTGCGATTGAATGACGCTACACAGACTCGAACTGTGATCTAAGACTTAGGAGGTCCTTGTTCTATCCTGTTGAACTATAGCGCCAATATAAAAACCACACATGAGTTAATTATACACGATAAACTCGGTGTGGTGTTTTGAATTTTAATCGTTAAAAAGGCGTCTACATTTACCTTTTTTTGAATTTAATCCTCATCAAGTAACTTTAAATCATCTGGTGCCACCAAATGAAGTTTTTCAATAAATAACCATGCTGTGAAAACTGCACCTAAGACAGTCACGACAAGGTATGCCACCACAATACGAATGGGTGCATCGTTCCCCGGCGTAATATTCCATGCTGTGATTGGCCCAATTAAACCTGAAAAACCAAACCCAGCTGAGAATGCGGTACCCTGAATCTTTAGAACTGCCGCTAGCGCACCCCCAATTCCCCCAGCAAACATAATGGGAAGATAGAGAATTGGCTTTCTAATCAAATTCGCCAATTGAATTTTCGGTGACCCAATCACATGGGCTAACGTTGCACCCATCGCATTAACCGAATACCCCATAATTGCTAACATCAATGCCGCCGTTGCTATCCCAACGTTGGCTGCACCCGATCCAATGCCGACCAGTGAAATGGCGGTTGCAATACCGACAGATGACAATGGCGATGTAATGAGAAAAGCAAAGGCTGCGCCTAAGAATAGTCCCATCAACACTGGGGTAAAACTGGTCGCCCCACTGACTGCCTGACCGACAGCATTTTGAATCCAAATCATGCTTGGTAAAGTTGCCTGACCAATCAGGCCACCAATTAAGAGCGTCACCGTTGGCAACACGATCATTTTATACGCGCCGAGCCGATTTCTAAGGCCCAAAACGATTAAGGTCGAGACAAATGACATCAGCATAATATTTAAGATGGATCCTGTCCCTTTAATCATCATGCCTGCCGAGGTCACATTTAAAACACCTGAAGAGACAAAAGTCGCTAACCCCATACTAGCTGCTTCTAATGTACCCATCCGTAATGCATGTGCAACCGCAAAAGCTGCTAACACCGGTAAAATGCTTTGCGCAGCGTTTGTCATCACACTGATTGAATTAGTCCAATCATTCACGCCAATAATACCAATAACGCCCGTCGTTAATGATGCTGGTAACAAAGCAATAATAATCGCTAGACTGTTTCCGTTTAATACGGCCATACTCAGTGTTTTTAGATCAACAGTCATCCGCTGGTTAATTCTGTACATCTTAGTCACAATTATCCCTTCATGCCAAATAAATTTATCTTCTTGGGTTTAAAAAAATCGCGGGTCCACATATGGCACCCGTGATTTTAATTTTGTTTATTGTAATCGTTATTTGTGAAGAAAGTGTGAATTTTATACAACGATTGAAACTAACTTACCAGGCACCGCAATCACCTTTTTGGGTGTTGCGCCTGCTAATTGACGTTGCACATTCTCATCAGCCAAAGCTGCTTCAATCATTGCTTCCTTTGATGCATCTTTAGCCATTTGAGCTTTACCACGCAGTTTACCGTTGATTTGGAATACAATCTCAACCGTTGCTTCAACTAATTTCGCCTCATCATACGTTGGCCAGTCAGCCTTTTGAACTGACATTTCAGGTTGGAAGTAGTGCCAAAGCTCTTCTCCCATATGTGGTGCCACTGGATAAAGTAGTTTAATGAAGCCTTCAACATACTCAACCGGTAAATTATCAGCTTTATACGCTTCATTAACAAAAATCATAAGTTGCGAAATTGCCGTGTTGAAGCGCAAATCTGCGTAATGGGCTGTCACCTTTTTAACCGTTTCATGATAAACCCGGTCTAATTGATGGTCGTTGACTGTTGTCACATGGTCACGCAATTGGTTATCGTCATCAATCACCAAACGCCAAACACGATCCAACCAACGACGTGAACCAGCTAAGCCATCTTCAGACCATGCAATCGATTGTTCTAATGGTCCCATAAACATTTCATAGAGACGCAAGGTATCTGCACCATATTCAGCAACAACATCATCTGGATTAACGACGTTACCCTTTGATTTCGACATTTTTTCATGGTTGCTGCCCAAAATCATCCCTTGATTAGCCAACTTCTGGAACGGTTCTTTCGTTGTTACCACGCCAAGGTCAAAGAGAATTTTATGCCAAAAACGAGCATACAAAAGATGTAGCACCGCATGTTCTGCACCACCAACGTACAAGTCGACGTTTTGCCAATATGCCTCAACCTTAGGGTCAACCAAGACATCTGGATTATGCGGATCCATGTAGCGCAAATAATACCATGAAGACCCTGCCCATTGCGGCATTGTATTGGTCTCGCGCTTTCCATGGCGCCCTTGTTCATCAGTAACATTCACCCAATCTTCAATGTTAACCAGTGGCGACTCACCGGTACCAGAAGGCATAATATTGTCGGTTTCAGGCAAACGAAGTGGTAGTTCATCTTCTGGCACTAATGTTTTCGTACCATCCGCCCAATTAATCACGGGAATTGGCTCACCCCAATATCGTTGACGTGAGAAAATCCAATCACGCAAGCGATAATTTACCTTTTTCTGTCCGACACCATGTTCAGTCAGCCAATAAATAGCAGCCGTTTTTGCTTCTTCCGTATCCATACCATTAAGGAAATCAGATTGAATATGCGCACCATCACCTGTATAAGGTGCATCAGTCACACCATCACCAGCAATGACTTGCCGAATTGGTAAGTCATACTTCTTAGCAAATTCGTGGTCGCGAGCATCATGTGCTGGCACGGCCATCACTGCACCAGTGCCGTAAGACGCCAATACATAGTCACCAATCCAAATTGGTAATTTCTCACCATTAATCGGATTAACTGCATATGAACCGGTAAACGCACCTGACTTATCTTTATTTAAATCTGTTCGCTCCAAGTCAGACTTTGAAGCAATCGCTGCCTTGAACGCCGTTACAGCATCGGCTTGTTCTGGCGTCACTATTTTTTCAACGAGTTCATGTTCAGGCGCCAAAACGAGATAAGTGGCACCAAAGAGTGTATCAGCCCGAGTTGTGAAAACTTCGATTTGTTCGTCCTGACCTTCAACCGCAAAATTAACGGCTGCACCAATCGAACGCCCAATCCAGTGTCGTTGTTGCTCTTTAATCGCTTCTGGCCAATCTAAATCTTCTAAATCCTCTAGCAAGCGATCAGCGTAGGCGGTGATTTTTAAGACCCACTGCCGCATTGGTACACGGTAAACTGGGTATCCCCCACGTTCCGTCTTACCATCGATAATTTCTTCATTGGCAACAACTGTACCGCCATTATAATCAGGGGCCCAATTGACCATAATCTTATCTTCGTAGGCAAGCCCTTTTTTATACAATTGTTCAAAAATCCACTGCGTCCACTTATAATACTTAGGATCCGTGGTATTAACTTCACGTGACCAATCGTATGACAAACCAAGGGCTTTCATTTGTCGACGGAAGTTTTTCACATTGGTTGCTGTAACATCTTTAGGATTAGCCCCCGTTTTGATGGCGTAATCTTCAGTTGGCAAGCCAAATGCATCAAATCCCATTGGGTGAAGTACGTTAAATCCTTGCATCCGTTTCATACGTGCGAGAATATCCGTTGCTGTGTAACCTTCTGGATGTCCCACGTGTAATCCTTGTCCTGAAGGGAAGGGGAACATATCCAAAACATAATACTTTGGCTTATCCATGTCAGTTGATGTTTTAAATGTTTGATGTTCTTCCCAATAGTGTTGCCATTTTTTCTCAATTGCTTGATGTTGATATGCCATGTATTTCCCTCACTCCATTCACTGCACCTTTAACTTCAAAGAGCAAATGTCGTCTTATTTTTTTATATGTAAAAATTATACACTAAAAAAGCCCGTTCGTTATGCCCAAATTCCTTTAAAATCCTAAGTTTCACCCTTAAAAATAAAACTCGGACTAATTGCAGCTTAACGCAACAAAATCTATTGCGCATTTAATCCACATATCGACTGGTTGCGAGACATTGATCACCATCAAAATAAGCTTTGATTCACCCTAATGCCGTTCAACTCGCATTGAGGAATGTGATAAGATTAGACATAGTATATTTCAAAAGGAGTCGTCATGCGAAAATTTGATTATTTTCAAATTGGATGTGCCTTAGCTGGCCTATTCGTCTTTTGTTGGTTGGCATACGGTGTTTTAAATCATTCAACATATATTCAGCTCATTGATCAATTCGGCAAAAATGTGATTCGCGAACCAATTACCCCTGAACGGTCATGGTTTTTTATGAACGTAACTCGTGCTGGCAATCCAACTTGGACCGCTTTTGTGGCTAGTATTGCATTTGTTATTGCTTTGTTATTTAAAAAATACGATATTGCTGTTTTTTTAATTGTTAACGTTGGCGTCTTTGGCCTCGGCGCCATGCTTGCTTTAAAGCACAGTATTGCCCGTCCCCGGCCTTCATTACTGCATATCGTGCATGAAAATGGGTACTCGTTTCCTTCTGGTCATGCCCTCAATGCGGTATTGCTATACGGCTCACTCATTATCCTAGTTCATTATTATATTCATAACGACTATATCCGTTATGCATTTTTGACATTATTAACCAGTTTAATTATTGCGATTCCATTGAGTCGGGTCTATCTTGGCGTGCATTACTTATCAGACGTTCTGGCAGGTATGGCACTTGGTGGTTTTTTGTTAATTATGTCGAAAGAATTTATTTTTAAATATAAAACACGTGAGGTCTTCAAAAATGCGTAAAACTCATCATTTAGCTCAAATCATCATTGATGAATATTTACATGTCGGTGACACTGCAATTGATGCCACCATTAAGGCTGGTGATGTCACACGCTTCCTGGCCAGTCGGGTCGGTGATGGCGGTCACGTCCTCTCTTTCTCTGATCAAAAAAATGAAATTGACGACATGGCAGCTTCACTCTTTTTAAGTGGTTTAACCGCTCGCGTTGAGCCAATCGAAAAGAATTTTACTCAGATTATCAATTATCTTGATCCAAATGAGCCGATTGCCGTTATTCTATTCCAAATTGACACGCAAATTGATGCCGGCTCACTGGTCCAAACAATCCGTCAATTACAACTTTATTTACGTAATCATGGGTTAATTGTCTTGGATGGTCATACAAACGATGAAGCCATGGTAACCGTAGCAGCGTATGCTCAGACTTTGTCTGCTGAAACCTATAGTGTTCAGCAATTCAATGACCTCTTGTCAAATGAAGCGGCACTTTTGATTCAACGCAATTAAACAACGCGATTGCTCATCATGTGAATTCGAAAATAAAACGACCACGCCATTCGGCGTGGTCGTTTTTGATTACTATTGTTGCTTTTATCTTTTCAATTTAAACCACCAACGCCAAACCCAAAGGCCACACATCAAAGTGGGTGGCTTTTTTAATCAACAGCTTATCGATTAAACACTGGTATCGTCGTTTGGAATAAACAATGCCACTGCTTCAATGTGGGCAGTTTGTGGAAATTGGTCTAATGGTCGGACTGACCCTTTAATCTGGTAGCCATGAGCCAACAGATACGCACTATCTCGAGCCATCGTCACTGGATTACATGAAATATAAACAAACCGGTCAGGTTGCATATCAACTACTGCGTCCATTAATTCTGTGGTCAATCCACGTCTTGGTGGGTCAACAAAAATCACATCTGGTTTCAGTCCCTCAGTTTTCCAACGCTGCATCTGTTCTGGCGCATCTGCGGTCACATATTGGGCATTCGTAATATGATTATTGGCAATATTAATCTGTGCATCTGCGACCGCGCGTGCGACGACTTCAACTCCGAGAACGGTTGCTACTTTATCGGCAACTGTCAAGCCAATCGTACCGATACCAGAATAGGCATCAATCACTGTATCAGTGGGTTTTAGTTCAGCCACATCGGCCGCTAATTGATACAGTACTTCGGTTGTTTTTGGATTAACTTGATAAAACGAATTCGGTCCGATTACAAAATCACGACCCAATAACGTATCATGAATTTCCGCTTGTCCCCAAAGTGTCCGATTATCACCAGTCAATTGTTGATTTGTCGAACGCGGATTATGATTAAGAATAACACTTGTTACTTCTGGCACGCGTTGAGCAATCTCTTTTGCAATCTCATCTTCATTTGGCAACTCTGATTCATGACTGACTAGAACCACCATTAATTCATGGGAATAGTAGCCACGCCGAATCATGATATACCGCATGGCGCCTTGATGGGTCCCATCATCGTAGACAGGCGTATTAAATTGCGCTAGAACATCTCGCACAAGACCAACCGCAGCGTCAATTTGCACTTGATTGACATAGTAATCAACCATTGGCACCAAAGTCACTTTATCCCGACGATCAAAAAAACCAGTAACTAATTGGCCCGCTTGATACTTTAAGGGCACCACCGTTTTATTTCGATAATGTGTGGGTTGATCGGTACCAATTGTCTTAGCAACGTCGACTTTCACGCTGTGTGCTGCAAACGCTTTTTGTACTTGCCATTGTTTCAAATTAAGTTGACCATCGTAGCTCAAATTAACATACGGCGCAACACCGGCCGTCAACAAATACGCCTTTTGCGCATCAATACGCTGAGAATCAGGTTTCAACACTTGTAATACTTGTCCAAATGCTGACAGCCGATCCACCTGCGTCACTTGATATTGAATCGTCTCACCTAAAAAAGCATCAACCAATTTCACGGGATATGTGTTGTCTACCAGAATAACACCCATACCATTATGCAAAACATCACTGACAAGGCCTTCTCGAATTTCATTTAATTTAACTGGCAATATATTGCGCGGCATGTCATTCCCACTTTCCATTTTTTATCTTCAATCGGTCACTTTGCACCCATTGTGAATTTCTTTTATTGTACCTGAATTTCACACATTTCACTAATACCATTCCGACCACTTGCACGTAGGCTAATATCAACCAAACCCTAAATTGGCTGACCTAAACATAACCAATACTAAAAAACGCCCCCAATGGAGACGTTTTTGCTAATATCTAATATATAGCTTATTTTGCTAAGTAACCACCGTCGACCACAAATTCGGCACCAGTCGCATACTTTGATTCTTCTGATGCGAGATACACACAAATGTAGGCGATATCATTGGGTTCTCCAATGTGACCAACTGGGGTTTGTGTTCGTTGTGATTGTGCCTCTTCAGCCCCCTCCAAATTACCAACCAATGGGGTCTTAATATAACCTGGGTGCACTGTATTCACACGTAAATTATAATCATTCAACGCACAATGAAGCGCTGCTGACTTTGACATAATTCGTACCCCACCCTTTGAGTGATTGTAAGCCGTCAAGTTCGGGTCACCAACAAACCCTTCAATAGATGACATATTAATGATTGATGCACCACCCGGCTGGTTCTTCATGTATTGCACACCGTATTTAGTACCCAAGAAAACACCGTCCGAATTAATTGATTGTAGCAGCTTCCAATCATCAAAAGTCGTTTCTTCAATATTTTTACCAATGGCAATACCGGCGTTATTCACGACGGTATCCACATGACCAAACCAAGCAATTGTTTGTTCAAACAAATCAATCCAACCAGCTTCATCGGCGGCATCATGTTGAACAAAGCGAATGACTTCCGGTCCACCAATTGAAGCCACCGCTTCTTCACCAACATTGGCGCGACGACCGGTGATAACGACCTTAGCCCCTTCGGCCACAAATTGCGTGGCCACAGCCAACCCAATTCCAAGTGTTCCACCCGTCACAATTGCTACTTTACCTGTTAAACGTCCTGTCATGCTATCATTCTCCAATTCATTTGATACCTCTTATCATGCCGTGATGATATGAATTAAATTGGAAGAATTAACTAAGAATCTTTGAAACAGGAAAGCGTTTTCAATGCTTTAATGACAATAAATACAAACCATAGCCTATACCGGCCCCAACGATTGCTGGCAAAAGCCAACCAAATCCCAAAGCGCTCAATGGGATTGTGTCGTGATACCAATCAGCAAATTGCGTTAGGCTCGCAACTGACGAAACGATTGGCAAGGCAGCAATCATATCCGCCAAAGCTGGTAATGTCACCAATGTAATCGTCCAACGATAAACAATTGGTGCCCCGTTAAACCAACGCTTGGTCAAACTTAATAAAATTAAAACAAGCGCATATGGATAAAGCAACATGAGAACTGGGACTGCCCAGGCAATTATATTGGTT from Weissella diestrammenae includes:
- the rlmD gene encoding 23S rRNA (uracil(1939)-C(5))-methyltransferase RlmD; the encoded protein is MPRNILPVKLNEIREGLVSDVLHNGMGVILVDNTYPVKLVDAFLGETIQYQVTQVDRLSAFGQVLQVLKPDSQRIDAQKAYLLTAGVAPYVNLSYDGQLNLKQWQVQKAFAAHSVKVDVAKTIGTDQPTHYRNKTVVPLKYQAGQLVTGFFDRRDKVTLVPMVDYYVNQVQIDAAVGLVRDVLAQFNTPVYDDGTHQGAMRYIMIRRGYYSHELMVVLVSHESELPNEDEIAKEIAQRVPEVTSVILNHNPRSTNQQLTGDNRTLWGQAEIHDTLLGRDFVIGPNSFYQVNPKTTEVLYQLAADVAELKPTDTVIDAYSGIGTIGLTVADKVATVLGVEVVARAVADAQINIANNHITNAQYVTADAPEQMQRWKTEGLKPDVIFVDPPRRGLTTELMDAVVDMQPDRFVYISCNPVTMARDSAYLLAHGYQIKGSVRPLDQFPQTAHIEAVALFIPNDDTSV
- a CDS encoding glucose 1-dehydrogenase: MTGRLTGKVAIVTGGTLGIGLAVATQFVAEGAKVVITGRRANVGEEAVASIGGPEVIRFVQHDAADEAGWIDLFEQTIAWFGHVDTVVNNAGIAIGKNIEETTFDDWKLLQSINSDGVFLGTKYGVQYMKNQPGGASIINMSSIEGFVGDPNLTAYNHSKGGVRIMSKSAALHCALNDYNLRVNTVHPGYIKTPLVGNLEGAEEAQSQRTQTPVGHIGEPNDIAYICVYLASEESKYATGAEFVVDGGYLAK
- a CDS encoding putative polysaccharide biosynthesis protein, translating into MTDETHTSRGIRREMTYDEVTALLNGKTLAEVLADNSYASHDFQPPSAVTTGQTTPPPTTNNQVEMKMPGTQNNQVAPSEPHSSRPVSVPDPILATSETDGDMPHQKHRRGLTFVTPEILMPKDDLTHHIKVTEVSDTFDYRNQTLKPEEKRSTLISEQGLLHDEEAKQRAKSAPLSTQSKMLRGSLWMTLGNLFSRLLGALYIIPWTMMLGVTYSTSANGLYAQGYQIYSVALLIATAGLPNVLARLVAEYAAKKQFGRIKYIFRQSLILGGIMGVISALALYMLAGPLSQGNPNVVPVIRSLAAAVLVIPILSMLRGYVQGFEFMSISATSQVVEQFVRVVYMLGMTAWIMLGKHGNWVDATVQSTLAAFFGAMAGILVVLIGIARRKNYFDSQYVLTGINGTDDSVMWKMMRQALPVIFAGSAIALVQVIDQFTFFKIMNRATQYSSAIIDQMFAQFSFNSNKLVMLVVSLAVAMAETTLPMLSRAKALANPVEIGQQVSFALKLLAFVILPASLGMAAVAHPLYVVFYGTSDLQNGVLILQYASFVGIMFGLYMVVLAVYQGIGEIKFTVYLMGLILIIKLVLQYPLTVWFKGMGPLMATLMAFAICLVWSVWRLIKRYPANWHRLNYSMMLMLFWSLVTYLVVAPIVNTLNIFVNDSRMTQMIVLLIGVLIGGGIYGTAALKTHLGVEILGDRARRLAEKLPF
- a CDS encoding phosphatase PAP2 family protein yields the protein MRKFDYFQIGCALAGLFVFCWLAYGVLNHSTYIQLIDQFGKNVIREPITPERSWFFMNVTRAGNPTWTAFVASIAFVIALLFKKYDIAVFLIVNVGVFGLGAMLALKHSIARPRPSLLHIVHENGYSFPSGHALNAVLLYGSLIILVHYYIHNDYIRYAFLTLLTSLIIAIPLSRVYLGVHYLSDVLAGMALGGFLLIMSKEFIFKYKTREVFKNA
- a CDS encoding PTS sugar transporter subunit IIC; the protein is MAVLNGNSLAIIIALLPASLTTGVIGIIGVNDWTNSISVMTNAAQSILPVLAAFAVAHALRMGTLEAASMGLATFVSSGVLNVTSAGMMIKGTGSILNIMLMSFVSTLIVLGLRNRLGAYKMIVLPTVTLLIGGLIGQATLPSMIWIQNAVGQAVSGATSFTPVLMGLFLGAAFAFLITSPLSSVGIATAISLVGIGSGAANVGIATAALMLAIMGYSVNAMGATLAHVIGSPKIQLANLIRKPILYLPIMFAGGIGGALAAVLKIQGTAFSAGFGFSGLIGPITAWNITPGNDAPIRIVVAYLVVTVLGAVFTAWLFIEKLHLVAPDDLKLLDED
- a CDS encoding magnesium transporter CorA family protein — translated: MITTTKPFNTFTWLQVHKMAPKDREQLYKQYHISNELINYAIDPYESARIELDDQAMLIIFDVVTPTSSIATTEPVGLLIDTNQQTLVTFTRDETSYITTYIEQIVAHYLQKQHQESTPVDVLISALTVLASKFQSAILEINRRRNPIQREIRLVKNTQGKVDELMDLQTDLIYLLNSLHTDFDLLSVLAKQQTIRLTPAQIELVEDTRVELNQAIDTGELSQMVTNQVADSYANLANSNLNWTMKLLTVFTIVLTIPNIVSGFYGQNVAKLPWAGMRNSWLITIIIVIILMIVTIWLMWRSGFLKK
- the leuS gene encoding leucine--tRNA ligase, with amino-acid sequence MAYQHQAIEKKWQHYWEEHQTFKTSTDMDKPKYYVLDMFPFPSGQGLHVGHPEGYTATDILARMKRMQGFNVLHPMGFDAFGLPTEDYAIKTGANPKDVTATNVKNFRRQMKALGLSYDWSREVNTTDPKYYKWTQWIFEQLYKKGLAYEDKIMVNWAPDYNGGTVVANEEIIDGKTERGGYPVYRVPMRQWVLKITAYADRLLEDLEDLDWPEAIKEQQRHWIGRSIGAAVNFAVEGQDEQIEVFTTRADTLFGATYLVLAPEHELVEKIVTPEQADAVTAFKAAIASKSDLERTDLNKDKSGAFTGSYAVNPINGEKLPIWIGDYVLASYGTGAVMAVPAHDARDHEFAKKYDLPIRQVIAGDGVTDAPYTGDGAHIQSDFLNGMDTEEAKTAAIYWLTEHGVGQKKVNYRLRDWIFSRQRYWGEPIPVINWADGTKTLVPEDELPLRLPETDNIMPSGTGESPLVNIEDWVNVTDEQGRHGKRETNTMPQWAGSSWYYLRYMDPHNPDVLVDPKVEAYWQNVDLYVGGAEHAVLHLLYARFWHKILFDLGVVTTKEPFQKLANQGMILGSNHEKMSKSKGNVVNPDDVVAEYGADTLRLYEMFMGPLEQSIAWSEDGLAGSRRWLDRVWRLVIDDDNQLRDHVTTVNDHQLDRVYHETVKKVTAHYADLRFNTAISQLMIFVNEAYKADNLPVEYVEGFIKLLYPVAPHMGEELWHYFQPEMSVQKADWPTYDEAKLVEATVEIVFQINGKLRGKAQMAKDASKEAMIEAALADENVQRQLAGATPKKVIAVPGKLVSIVV